In Bacteroidota bacterium, the sequence CTCTTTATTTGCTCGTATTCTTTGATGACTAACAACCATTTATTGCTCATTAATTGTTGCTCTTTTTTTGTCATAGGTACAATTATAAGAATTGTTACCTAAATTGTGAAGAAATACACGCAGGCAGGAAGTCGAGATGTCAGGTTATCAATTGCAACAAGATTTCGACATTTATCCGCCTTTGGCGAAAGCTCAATCTGACTAGTAAACAAGTTTTTTTAGCCAACCCCTTATTTTTTGATCGTAAAGTATTCAAGTCCTAATCTTTTTCTCAATTGCAGCATCGAAAAAGAATAGCTTAAAGATCAAATTCAATCTATAAATTTCCGGCTGCATGGTTCACTTTATCAATGATCTGATAAGCAACATCCAATGCGTAATATCCGTCATTTATCGTTACAGAGGGAGTCGTATTTTCTTTTATTGAAAAATAAAAACTTTCGAGTTCTGATTTTATGGCATTAATTTCGGCCACTTCAGGTTTAGTAATTAGAATCTGCTTCGAACCTTTGTTTTCACCCAGATTTAAAATCAAATCGAAAGGTCCTGCTTGTTCCGGATTTACATCTTTCATAGTAACAACTTCAGTAACCTTCTTTAAAAAATCAACAGAAATATAGGCATCTTTTTGGAAAAACCTTGATTTCCGCATATTTTTTAATGAGATCCGGCTTGCAGTTAAGTTGGCAATACAGCCATTATCAAATTCAATCCTGGCATTTGCAATATCCGGCGTATCACTCACTACCTTAATTCCACTGGCATTCACTCTTTTAATTGGCGAATTAACAACACTTAATACAATATCAATGTCATGAATCATTAGGTCAAGTATTACCGGCACATCAGTGCCACGTGGATTGAACATCGCCAAACGGTGCGACTCAATAAACATGGGTTTATTAATAAAAGGACGCGCTGCGATAAAAGCAGGATTGAATCGTTCAACATGCCCAACTTGAACCTTAACATTGGCTTCCTTTGCCAATTCAATAAGTTTACGAGCCTCTTCAGGAGTTGTAACAATTGGTTTTTCAATAAATACGTGCTTAAATGACTTTAAAGCTTTTGAAGCACAAGCAAAATGCGATAAAGTTGGAGTTACAATATCAACCACATCAACTGATTTTATCAATGATTCAATGTCATCGAAACGTGGAAGGTTAAAATCTTCACTTACCTTCTTTGCATTATCATCATTTGGATCATAAAAACCGATTAATTCAAATTCTTTAATCTGTTTAATGCAATTAACATGAATTTTTCCAAGATGTCCAACGCCTAATACTCCAATTTTAATCATAGATAATATAGTTTTTGCAAATGTAATTTTTTTTGTCCTGAACGAATTAGTATTTTCGCATGAAGTTTTAAACACAGTTATTAAAAAATAAGGTTCAGAACTACCATTAGCATTTTATTTATATTCATGATCGATACATACAAACATAGAGGATTAAGAAAGCAACTTGTTGATGAAATCAGGCAAAAAGGCATTAAAGATGAAGCAGTACTTGCGGCTATCGACAAAATACCCAGACACTTATTTATGGATTCCTCTTTTCTGGAATTTGCATACGAAGACAAGCCTTTTCCTATCGGTTCAGGCCAAACCATTTCTCAACCATATACTGTTGCATTTCAAACTGAATTATTAGAAGTTAATGAAGGTGATAAAATACTGGAAATTGGAACCGGATCCGGATATCAAGCCTGTGTATTAATAGAGCTGGGGGCCAAAGTATATTCAGTTGAACGTCAGAAAAAACTTTATTCCCGTACAAAGGAACTCTTGCCTAATCTTGGTTATAATCCAAAACTTTTTTATGGTGATGGGAATTTAGGTCTGCCAACTTTTGCCCCATTTGATAAAATTATCATCACAGCCGGCGCTCCTATTGTACCTGACAGATTACTTGAGCAACTAAAAATCGGAGGAATCATGATTATCCCTCTTGGCAAAGGAAGTTCTCAGGTTATGAAACGCATCTTAAAAGTAGGTGAAAATAAATTTAATGAAACCGAGCATGGTTTATTCCGATTTGTTCCTCTTTTAAATAATAAAGCCAACGACTAAGATAATTGCCAAAAAAGAACTGAATTCCCAAATTGGGATTTTATCATACCTTTTCCTAGTTATTCAATGTTGCGCCAATTCTGGTCTTCAAACCATTTAAACCCATTGGTCTGAAATTTGAACCAACATTTATGCTATTACAGTAAAATACAATATATCGAACAAAACTATATGCATTGGATTTAAAAATAATTGCTATGAAAACCATCAAATTAAAAATCATCACAATAAGTATCATCATCGTATCGATGATCTTTATTGGTTCGTGTAACAAAAGAAACAATTCTGAACTTTCGCAAGCGGATGAGATAACCCAGAAAAATTTGGGAGGAATCACTTTTAGTAATGATTTTGAATGGAATACTTCAAAAAATATTGAACTTATAATTACTTCCTCCAAATCACAAGTAATCACAATTAGTTCAGAAAATCAGTCAATAAGATACCATAGAGGAAGATTAGCTGATAAAGGGGAATACAAAATAACCTTAAATATTCCAAATACAGTTAATACACTCCTCATTAATAATAAAACGGTGAGTATCAATTCAAGTAATATCATCTGCAATCTTGATAATTAATTCACTATTGCTAAAAGCACATGATCATGAAAACATTAAAACATATTTCGATCACATTAATCCTGTTGCTCTCATTCACAGCAAATGCTTCAACAGGAACGACTCGCTATGTATCTCTATCAGGGAGTAATACAGCGCCTTTTCTCACACTGTCAACAGCGGCAAATACCTTTCAGGCAGCAATCAATGCGAGTAGCAATGGTGATTTGATTCTGGTTGAAAACGGCACTTACACGCTGACAACTTTTATATCAATCACAAAATCGATTACATTGCGCAGTATCAATGGGCCGAATAATGTGATAATAGACGGAAATGGCGTTACTAAATGTTTTGAAATCAATAATTTTACTGCTATTGTTGACGGATTTACAATTATGAATGGATACAATCCAAGTGGATTTGGTGGAGGTGTCAATATAAAGAATGGCGGGCTTGTACAAAATTGCATAATAAAAGAAAATCAGGCCAGGGATGGGGGTGGAATAGCAATTGATGATTCGGGTGCCATAATGAACAGTATTATCATGAACAATCTTGCCTCTGATAATGGAGTCAGCGGCTATGGTGGAGGTGTTCGACTATTAAATGGCGGAGAAGCCCGAAATTGTTTAATTACAGAAAATGTATCGGTAAAATATGGAGGCGGCGTTAATATCTGGAATGCAGGCAATGTTTTCAATTGTACCATCACAAAAAACAGTGCTCCCAATGGTGCTGGTATCAGAACCAGAAATAATAGTATGATTAAGAATACGATCATTTATTATAACACAGGTGGAGTGAATTGGGAAGTAAATGGCATTGGTTATCAATATTATAACTGCGCTACAACACCTGCTTTAGGTTCCAGCTATAGTACAGATTGCATTACCAACATTCCTGCATTTATAAATATTACAAGCGGGTCGGAAGATTATCATTTGCAATCAGGATCGGCTTGTATTGATGCGGGTTATAATTTATCATGGATGAATACTTCATTCGATCTTGATGGAAATAACAGAATCTTCAATTCGATTGTTGACATGGGTTGCTACGAATTTAACACTCCTACTATTATCGATACAGATGGAGACGGAATTCCCGATGATGAAGATGATTTCCCAAATGATCCAGGCAAAGCATTTATTAATAATTTTCCGGCATCGGGTTATGGCAGTTTAGGTTTCGAAGATTTATGGCCCGGAACAGGTGATTATGATTTCAACGACATCATAGTTGATTATAGGTTTGTAACAATAACAAATGCCAGCAATAAAGTGGTAAAAATTAACGGAACTTTTGTTGTAAAAGCCAGTGGTGCCTATCTCAGAAATGGATTTGGGTTTAACCTTCCAAATGCAAATATCTCATTAATCTCAGGTCTAAACATTTCAGGCTATGATCTCAGGGAAGGATTTATTACGTTGAATTCGAATGGAACTGAATCGGGACAAAGTAAACCGACAATTATTGTTTTTGATGATGTATTCAATTTATTGACACATCCGGGTATTGGAACTGGAGTTAATACAGAAAACTGGGCTCCCTTTGTCCCATATGATACATTAACAATTACAATGACTCCATCCACATTAAATTATACTATGAATGATTTCTCGATGGAAACATGGAATCCATTTATCATTGTTAATCATGAACGTGGTAAAGAAGTCCACCTCATTAATTATCCCCCAACCGATTTGGTCAATCAAAGTTTTTTTGGTACATGGGAAGATAATTCAAACCCTAGTCAGGGGAAATACTACAGATCCCTTAATGGATTACCTTGGGCCATCAATATTACAGAACCATTTGAATGGCCAAGAGAAAAGATAGAAATTGGATGGGCATACTTTCACTTTATTGAATGGGCTCAAAGTTCAGGAGCAACTTATCCTGACTGGTATAAAAATTATCCCGGATATAGAAATAATGGCAATTTGTATCATCCAAATAATCCATAAAAATATTTAAGAAAAGTTGGATAAATCAAATCCTTCTAATTCAAGCTATCGCAAAGCTGGCCGACCATTATTAATGGTCGGTTTTTTTATTTTAGTTTGTATTATATTGATCTTTTCCGCAGAATTCAAATTCCCATCAATCCAAATAATTTGGGTACCCTGTTTTTCCATACGCCTAAACCAGGTCATTTGCCGTTTTGCAAATTGGTGAATTGCGGTATTTAGTTTTTGATAGAGATCGTTATAACGAAGTTCTCCTAAAACATACTGGGTCACATACTTATACTCCAAACCATAAAACATTAATTGTTCAGGAGTAAATCCTTTATCAAGCAAGTCTTTTACTTCTTTAACCATTCCATTTTCCAGTCGGTTTATTAATCTTGAACTGATTCGTTTTCTAATTTCTTCACGCTCGAAATGTATTCCAAAATTCAAACTACTAAAACTTGGAAAGTCATGAGTTAATGGCTGAACTTTTTCAAATTCCCGGATTTCAATTGCTCTGATGAGTCGATTCCGATCAATCAAATCGGTTTCATTATGCACCTTCCCAAATCCC encodes:
- a CDS encoding Gfo/Idh/MocA family oxidoreductase, whose amino-acid sequence is MIKIGVLGVGHLGKIHVNCIKQIKEFELIGFYDPNDDNAKKVSEDFNLPRFDDIESLIKSVDVVDIVTPTLSHFACASKALKSFKHVFIEKPIVTTPEEARKLIELAKEANVKVQVGHVERFNPAFIAARPFINKPMFIESHRLAMFNPRGTDVPVILDLMIHDIDIVLSVVNSPIKRVNASGIKVVSDTPDIANARIEFDNGCIANLTASRISLKNMRKSRFFQKDAYISVDFLKKVTEVVTMKDVNPEQAGPFDLILNLGENKGSKQILITKPEVAEINAIKSELESFYFSIKENTTPSVTINDGYYALDVAYQIIDKVNHAAGNL
- a CDS encoding protein-L-isoaspartate(D-aspartate) O-methyltransferase, yielding MIDTYKHRGLRKQLVDEIRQKGIKDEAVLAAIDKIPRHLFMDSSFLEFAYEDKPFPIGSGQTISQPYTVAFQTELLEVNEGDKILEIGTGSGYQACVLIELGAKVYSVERQKKLYSRTKELLPNLGYNPKLFYGDGNLGLPTFAPFDKIIITAGAPIVPDRLLEQLKIGGIMIIPLGKGSSQVMKRILKVGENKFNETEHGLFRFVPLLNNKAND
- a CDS encoding LruC domain-containing protein → MKTLKHISITLILLLSFTANASTGTTRYVSLSGSNTAPFLTLSTAANTFQAAINASSNGDLILVENGTYTLTTFISITKSITLRSINGPNNVIIDGNGVTKCFEINNFTAIVDGFTIMNGYNPSGFGGGVNIKNGGLVQNCIIKENQARDGGGIAIDDSGAIMNSIIMNNLASDNGVSGYGGGVRLLNGGEARNCLITENVSVKYGGGVNIWNAGNVFNCTITKNSAPNGAGIRTRNNSMIKNTIIYYNTGGVNWEVNGIGYQYYNCATTPALGSSYSTDCITNIPAFINITSGSEDYHLQSGSACIDAGYNLSWMNTSFDLDGNNRIFNSIVDMGCYEFNTPTIIDTDGDGIPDDEDDFPNDPGKAFINNFPASGYGSLGFEDLWPGTGDYDFNDIIVDYRFVTITNASNKVVKINGTFVVKASGAYLRNGFGFNLPNANISLISGLNISGYDLREGFITLNSNGTESGQSKPTIIVFDDVFNLLTHPGIGTGVNTENWAPFVPYDTLTITMTPSTLNYTMNDFSMETWNPFIIVNHERGKEVHLINYPPTDLVNQSFFGTWEDNSNPSQGKYYRSLNGLPWAINITEPFEWPREKIEIGWAYFHFIEWAQSSGATYPDWYKNYPGYRNNGNLYHPNNP
- the miaA gene encoding tRNA (adenosine(37)-N6)-dimethylallyltransferase MiaA; protein product: MDKHNNLITILGPTATGKTRLAAELANLIDAEIISADSRQVYRGMDLGTGKDLQDYKVNGKSIPYHLIDIVDPGYEYNVFEFQKDFLKAYQEIINRGKRVILCGGSGMYLDAVLKGYHLKQVPENIELRDKLALMNEDLLKEKLLGFGKVHNETDLIDRNRLIRAIEIREFEKVQPLTHDFPSFSSLNFGIHFEREEIRKRISSRLINRLENGMVKEVKDLLDKGFTPEQLMFYGLEYKYVTQYVLGELRYNDLYQKLNTAIHQFAKRQMTWFRRMEKQGTQIIWIDGNLNSAEKINIIQTKIKKPTINNGRPALR